One part of the Aurantibacillus circumpalustris genome encodes these proteins:
- a CDS encoding ligand-binding sensor domain-containing protein → MKNFFSKKQFIFFLFIICHGLPFNFYCQKLNYKVFQVNDGLPQSTVYEIFQDFEGFLWLGTDGGGVCRYDGFRFKTYGSQEGLTGNVVRKICQDKEQKIWVATNNGVFYLENDSFQIFKQIPSMFITSVFLSSTNEIWVSSSGKGVYRITKKNNIHKVKHYDESLGLAGNYVFDIAQDKYGKIWIPCFGNGISILDPTTDEIKNYANSSPEANEIICLKHLSDGNMVSGTKSAGAIKLHISPTNELISALVQKSEGCQVWSIEDLGVGNFLVSTDKFGVVASFPSRNFDLKSGLPTNNTFKIFRDKEKNLWIGTSSAGLVKYVGDKFIFISKDEISNIGQVSAIVQDKFGQYWIGNSSGLRSFSFKNGKLSDLKSFSTLNGLPSNELTCLMFDSFGRLWIGTRNGLCYLKDGVFKNFTEANGLINMNINALIGDSKNRIWIGTSGGLNLKEEGKDFVSISETGGLVNNEVQTLFEDKRGDIWIGTLGGIVKFDGEKLQTYDELDGLSEIKVQSINADSKGNIYAGTFGGGIFRMQRLAGMPESFKKIYGNGQPINPNIFSLTFLNDSILLAGSNKGLHKFEFKQNSDIPNVSVSGKDVGFVNPEISFNAILKDNNNQIWFGTTQGITIYNPALDRKNLVVPTIHISSVKINGIEVNILKPHILKHFENSLRISFNSVSLTYPTRNEYFAKLVGFDTTFVKLFINESNLDEFCTVEYNKLQSGNYKLLLKSTNNDGVESETASFQFQIEPPIYQTKAFILCVGVLAIFLIIIFIKLRERKLIQAKEKLEKIVLERTEEVVASKHEIEEQKNLLEVQQHEITDSINYSKRIQQAILPDVRILNKNFPDNFILYKPKDIVSGDFYYFKEVAPESFYLAVADCTGHGVPGAFMSLIGSKELAESIKIVDSPSTILQRLNIGVKVTLNQSTDSVIRDGMDIGLIRIINQDGNKAVNVIYAGANRPLWIIRKHSTEIEEIKATKCAIGGHTESAQEFVEHTLNLDKGDSVFMFSDGYADQFGGPSIISGAGKKMMTKRFREALLSCANKSMHNQKLFLDDFFEEWKGKKTEQVDDVLIIGIRL, encoded by the coding sequence ATGAAAAATTTTTTTAGTAAAAAACAGTTTATTTTTTTTCTATTTATTATTTGTCATGGGTTACCTTTCAATTTCTATTGTCAAAAACTCAATTATAAGGTATTTCAGGTAAATGACGGATTGCCACAATCTACAGTTTATGAAATTTTTCAGGATTTTGAAGGCTTTCTGTGGCTGGGTACTGACGGTGGTGGCGTTTGTCGTTATGATGGATTTAGATTTAAAACCTATGGAAGTCAAGAAGGTTTGACGGGAAATGTGGTAAGAAAAATTTGTCAAGACAAGGAACAGAAAATTTGGGTTGCTACTAATAACGGAGTCTTTTATTTGGAAAATGATTCATTTCAGATATTCAAACAAATCCCTTCCATGTTTATTACATCTGTGTTTTTAAGTTCTACAAATGAGATTTGGGTTTCAAGTTCTGGCAAGGGTGTTTATAGGATCACTAAAAAAAATAATATACACAAAGTAAAGCACTACGACGAATCGTTAGGCCTGGCAGGAAATTATGTTTTCGATATTGCTCAAGACAAATATGGAAAAATATGGATCCCTTGTTTCGGAAACGGCATTAGCATTCTAGATCCGACAACGGATGAAATTAAAAATTACGCGAATTCTAGCCCAGAAGCTAATGAAATTATTTGCCTCAAGCATCTTTCTGATGGAAACATGGTTAGCGGCACAAAATCAGCGGGCGCTATTAAACTTCACATTTCGCCCACAAACGAGCTCATATCAGCCTTGGTTCAAAAATCAGAAGGTTGTCAGGTATGGAGCATTGAAGATTTAGGTGTTGGAAACTTTCTAGTTTCTACAGATAAGTTCGGGGTAGTCGCGTCATTTCCTTCTAGAAATTTTGATTTAAAATCTGGATTGCCCACAAACAACACCTTTAAAATATTCAGAGACAAAGAGAAAAATTTATGGATTGGAACTAGTTCAGCAGGACTGGTAAAATATGTTGGTGACAAATTTATCTTCATTTCTAAAGACGAAATCTCTAACATTGGACAGGTTTCAGCGATCGTTCAGGATAAATTTGGACAATATTGGATTGGGAATTCCAGTGGACTAAGAAGTTTCTCATTTAAGAACGGAAAGTTATCAGATTTAAAATCCTTTTCAACTTTAAATGGATTACCCTCTAATGAACTAACTTGTCTGATGTTTGACAGTTTTGGCCGTCTTTGGATTGGCACAAGAAATGGACTTTGCTACCTTAAAGATGGTGTTTTTAAAAATTTCACAGAGGCAAATGGGCTAATTAATATGAATATAAATGCATTAATAGGCGATAGCAAAAATAGAATTTGGATTGGAACTTCAGGTGGCTTAAACTTAAAAGAAGAAGGTAAAGACTTTGTGTCAATTTCTGAAACAGGTGGGCTAGTTAACAATGAGGTTCAAACTTTGTTTGAAGACAAAAGAGGCGATATTTGGATTGGGACGCTTGGTGGGATCGTAAAATTTGACGGAGAAAAGCTTCAGACCTACGATGAACTTGATGGGCTAAGTGAAATTAAAGTGCAATCAATAAATGCGGATAGCAAAGGAAATATTTATGCTGGAACATTTGGCGGAGGTATTTTTAGGATGCAACGGCTCGCGGGAATGCCAGAATCCTTCAAGAAAATCTACGGAAACGGTCAACCAATTAATCCCAACATTTTTTCATTAACATTTCTAAACGATTCAATACTATTGGCTGGGTCCAACAAAGGACTTCATAAATTTGAATTTAAACAAAATTCCGATATACCTAACGTTTCTGTTAGTGGAAAGGATGTGGGATTTGTTAATCCCGAAATATCTTTTAATGCTATATTAAAGGACAATAACAACCAGATTTGGTTTGGAACCACTCAGGGAATTACTATTTACAATCCAGCTTTAGATAGAAAAAATCTCGTCGTTCCAACAATTCATATTTCGTCGGTTAAAATTAATGGTATAGAGGTTAATATACTCAAGCCACATATTTTAAAACATTTCGAAAACTCACTGCGCATTTCGTTCAATTCTGTAAGTTTAACCTACCCTACACGGAATGAGTATTTTGCTAAATTAGTCGGATTTGATACCACCTTCGTTAAACTATTTATTAATGAATCGAATTTAGATGAATTTTGTACTGTAGAATATAATAAACTACAGTCTGGAAATTATAAGCTATTGCTGAAATCAACTAATAATGATGGAGTCGAATCCGAAACTGCCTCTTTTCAATTTCAAATCGAACCGCCGATATACCAAACAAAAGCATTCATTTTATGCGTCGGTGTTCTTGCCATCTTTCTAATAATAATATTCATTAAACTCAGAGAAAGAAAGTTAATTCAAGCAAAAGAAAAACTTGAAAAAATCGTTTTAGAAAGAACGGAAGAAGTTGTAGCAAGTAAACATGAAATTGAAGAACAAAAAAACTTACTTGAAGTTCAACAACATGAAATTACAGATTCGATAAATTACTCCAAAAGAATACAACAGGCCATATTGCCAGACGTCCGTATCTTAAATAAAAATTTTCCTGATAACTTTATTTTATATAAACCAAAAGATATTGTGAGCGGTGATTTCTATTATTTCAAAGAAGTTGCGCCAGAATCGTTTTATCTTGCTGTAGCTGACTGCACAGGTCATGGGGTTCCCGGTGCATTTATGAGTTTAATCGGAAGTAAAGAATTAGCGGAATCAATTAAGATAGTAGATTCTCCATCTACTATCTTACAAAGATTAAATATCGGTGTTAAGGTAACCCTCAATCAAAGCACTGATTCTGTGATTCGTGATGGTATGGACATTGGGCTGATAAGGATTATTAATCAAGATGGTAACAAAGCCGTGAATGTAATTTATGCTGGCGCTAACAGACCACTATGGATTATAAGAAAGCATAGTACTGAAATTGAAGAAATTAAGGCTACGAAGTGTGCTATTGGAGGACATACAGAAAGCGCACAAGAATTTGTAGAACACACGTTGAATTTAGATAAAGGAGATTCGGTTTTTATGTTTTCAGATGGGTATGCTGATCAATTCGGGGGGCCTTCTATAATTTCCGGTGCCGGAAAAAAAATGATGACTAAAAGATTTAGGGAAGCGCTTCTAAGTTGTGCAAATAAAAGCATGCATAATCAGAAATTGTTTCTTGACGATTTTTTTGAAGAATGGAAAGGAAAGAAAACGGAACAGGTCGATGATGTACTAATAATTGGTATCCGACTCTAA
- a CDS encoding caspase family protein: protein MMFVYSVTPILSQNYATIFIYRKNQLKNSGTGYSLLIDKSEITRVLPGSRVEYRLYKNGTIEVLCAEINDSKEKELSYYCRLNFTVEKGKTYYLRGDANNLEQVSERVGKSELEHHENFTGGIILKEDLAGKNYMKNQFDAMEKNLERETAEPTQKSTFEIVILSPKINGQEITTDQNAIKVSGYIKPYIEIMGGEINNQSLIFDENGNFSKMLNLKEGINKVHVSVKDLNGRSQEKSFNIVYQPKELQSKVVAINEGQKEVTYRGSDPFKGTNLSNQAKELKPGKYYALLIGINAYSGFWKPLKNATNDAMSIEKLLTDNYKFEVFKTLYDKQATRDAIIKELEWLVKTVGENDNVLIYYSGHGEFKKELNKGYWVPVDATTASTSNYISNSDIQTFLAGIPSKHTLLVSDACFSGDIFRGSVTSAAFENTDKYYQKTYDLKSRQAISSGGLEPVMDGGKDSHSVFAYYLIQALTTNTSKYFDASQLFSKIKIPVGNNSEQSPDFNPIKNTGDEGGNFIFIRK from the coding sequence ATGATGTTTGTTTACTCGGTTACACCAATCTTGTCACAAAATTATGCAACAATTTTTATTTATCGAAAGAATCAATTGAAAAATTCAGGAACTGGGTATTCGCTTTTGATTGATAAAAGCGAGATTACTCGAGTATTACCCGGAAGTCGTGTTGAATACAGGCTTTACAAGAATGGAACGATAGAAGTACTTTGTGCGGAAATAAATGACAGTAAAGAGAAAGAACTATCCTATTACTGCAGATTGAATTTTACTGTAGAAAAAGGTAAGACTTATTATCTCAGAGGAGATGCGAATAATTTGGAACAAGTGTCTGAGCGAGTTGGAAAATCTGAACTGGAGCATCATGAAAATTTTACAGGGGGAATAATTTTGAAAGAGGATTTAGCGGGAAAAAACTATATGAAAAATCAGTTTGATGCCATGGAGAAAAATTTAGAAAGGGAAACGGCTGAACCAACGCAGAAATCTACCTTTGAGATAGTTATTCTTTCTCCTAAAATTAATGGGCAGGAAATTACGACCGATCAAAATGCAATAAAAGTAAGTGGCTATATCAAACCTTATATAGAAATTATGGGGGGTGAGATTAACAACCAATCCCTTATTTTTGATGAAAATGGAAATTTTTCTAAAATGCTGAATTTGAAAGAGGGTATTAATAAAGTACATGTTTCTGTAAAAGACCTTAATGGGAGAAGCCAAGAAAAGTCTTTTAATATCGTATATCAGCCTAAAGAATTACAATCGAAAGTAGTTGCGATTAACGAAGGTCAAAAAGAGGTCACATACAGGGGAAGCGACCCATTCAAAGGTACCAATTTATCAAATCAAGCAAAGGAACTTAAGCCCGGGAAATACTACGCGCTTTTGATCGGAATTAATGCCTATAGTGGATTTTGGAAACCACTAAAGAACGCAACCAATGATGCGATGTCAATCGAGAAGCTGTTGACTGATAATTATAAATTTGAGGTTTTTAAAACACTATATGATAAACAAGCGACCCGAGACGCTATAATTAAGGAGCTTGAATGGCTTGTGAAAACGGTTGGGGAAAATGACAACGTTCTTATTTATTATTCAGGTCACGGAGAATTTAAAAAGGAATTGAATAAAGGGTATTGGGTGCCTGTGGATGCTACCACTGCTTCAACCTCAAACTATATTTCAAATTCCGATATCCAAACTTTTCTTGCAGGGATACCTTCAAAACATACTCTATTAGTCTCTGACGCTTGTTTTAGTGGAGATATTTTTAGAGGATCGGTGACTAGTGCTGCGTTTGAAAATACAGACAAATACTATCAAAAAACTTATGATTTAAAGTCTAGACAGGCAATTTCTTCAGGTGGACTTGAACCAGTTATGGATGGCGGTAAAGACTCTCATTCAGTATTTGCATATTATTTGATTCAGGCGTTAACTACAAATACATCAAAATATTTCGATGCTTCTCAGTTATTTAGCAAGATAAAAATTCCGGTAGGAAATAATTCCGAACAATCTCCAGATTTTAATCCAATTAAAAACACGGGAGACGAGGGTGGCAATTTTATTTTTATTCGTAAATAG
- a CDS encoding LPP20 family lipoprotein yields the protein MKKIAKYVFVYFFMTSYLFSQKRPEWVTNPPKSSDYFVGINFCAKDNPDYISQANSKALMDISSQILVTINSESFLNTTQIDNQVKQTFEESIRTNVRREITGYEQVDVWQNKTEYWIYLRLSKKKYYQERREKFESSLNSAELLFRKAIVADSSFDFCQALQLYLQCTKPLEAYMNESFDSELKNRSLLVFNEASTAVEDILTKLRVKALNEEVKLKPNSGYKHGLKSNVFLVRNGKEMPVKNAPLKYEVVKGKMELLSQKTNSNENGSSVNTLVSYSLENNKGSIKISFDLDELLKGVAEESLLSKIYRKKTTSSDYYKIEIQSPTIFFGSEEKNIGQKLQVNTLEPALKDHFLELGFIFVTTDSLADYDVRIISDTRAGGEAYGLNVSYLDVNIVIMDNLTKEQIYSKHFTNIKGVKQDAVAAGNDAYRKVVTVNFKNELFPEINNKFKNRN from the coding sequence ATGAAAAAAATAGCGAAATATGTTTTTGTTTATTTTTTCATGACGAGCTATTTGTTTTCTCAAAAAAGACCTGAATGGGTTACAAATCCACCAAAGTCATCAGATTACTTTGTTGGCATTAACTTTTGTGCAAAAGACAATCCGGACTATATTTCCCAAGCAAATTCAAAAGCATTGATGGATATTTCCTCACAAATTTTAGTGACTATAAACAGTGAGTCTTTTCTTAATACCACCCAAATTGATAATCAGGTAAAACAAACCTTTGAAGAAAGTATTCGAACAAATGTTAGACGTGAAATTACAGGATATGAACAAGTAGACGTTTGGCAAAACAAAACCGAATATTGGATCTATTTGCGCTTGTCGAAGAAAAAGTATTATCAGGAAAGAAGAGAAAAATTTGAAAGTTCATTGAATAGTGCAGAGTTATTATTCAGAAAGGCGATTGTAGCCGATAGTTCATTTGATTTTTGTCAGGCACTTCAACTGTATTTACAATGCACCAAACCTTTGGAAGCATACATGAATGAAAGTTTTGATTCGGAACTCAAAAACAGAAGTTTGCTAGTGTTCAATGAAGCGTCTACTGCGGTAGAAGATATTTTAACCAAACTCCGCGTGAAAGCATTGAATGAGGAAGTTAAGTTGAAGCCGAATTCCGGCTATAAACATGGCCTTAAAAGCAATGTATTTCTTGTTCGGAATGGCAAGGAAATGCCAGTAAAAAATGCCCCGTTGAAGTATGAGGTTGTAAAAGGGAAAATGGAATTACTTTCTCAAAAAACCAATTCAAATGAAAATGGTAGCAGTGTCAACACTCTTGTTTCATACTCATTAGAAAACAATAAAGGTTCGATAAAGATCTCCTTCGATTTGGATGAGTTGTTGAAAGGAGTTGCTGAGGAGAGTTTGTTGTCCAAAATTTATAGGAAGAAGACTACTTCAAGTGATTACTATAAAATAGAGATTCAGAGTCCAACCATTTTCTTTGGGTCAGAAGAAAAAAACATTGGTCAAAAATTGCAAGTGAACACCCTGGAACCAGCTTTAAAAGATCACTTTCTTGAACTGGGCTTTATTTTTGTAACAACAGATTCGTTGGCAGACTATGATGTGAGAATTATTTCAGATACAAGGGCAGGAGGTGAAGCCTATGGATTAAATGTATCGTACCTAGATGTAAACATTGTAATTATGGATAATCTGACTAAGGAGCAAATATATTCTAAACATTTTACTAATATTAAAGGTGTAAAACAAGATGCTGTTGCGGCCGGAAATGATGCTTATCGAAAGGTAGTTACTGTCAATTTTAAAAATGAACTTTTCCCGGAAATTAATAATAAATTCAAAAATAGAAACTAA
- a CDS encoding UvrB/UvrC motif-containing protein, with translation MKKRSNQGIVILLLFLLALTSCRTTGKAYLYSESSIEPGTVRMKTAAILPNRLPVTMQNPEEWRRKNYRIMKEILERNGCNVISYETSNQMFQQSGLPMEDTKSSRDKYAELAQNLNADILIFPYYATSFNGNSFSNQYTSIGSLQIYSLKHNDFSARIDLEGMTKIAQWPTLVLPLVGVIAGLAAGGSDGAIVSGAAGVLTPLYLLLTLSPARHAYDKSFKRGLREAFKVYFGRYPQNRNNFETNESTSDNKYAKYSIEELQILKKAAVSNSDYEKAAEIKAEIESRK, from the coding sequence ATGAAAAAAAGGTCAAATCAAGGAATCGTTATTTTACTTTTATTTTTACTCGCGTTAACGTCATGTCGCACAACGGGAAAAGCTTATCTCTATTCCGAAAGTTCTATAGAACCCGGCACAGTAAGAATGAAAACAGCGGCAATTTTACCTAACAGATTGCCCGTAACCATGCAAAACCCGGAGGAATGGCGACGGAAAAACTATCGTATCATGAAAGAAATACTTGAACGAAATGGTTGCAATGTGATTTCATACGAGACCTCTAATCAAATGTTCCAGCAATCGGGCTTGCCTATGGAGGATACAAAATCTTCGCGAGACAAGTACGCTGAATTGGCCCAAAACCTTAATGCTGACATTTTAATTTTTCCGTACTATGCCACATCGTTTAATGGCAATTCTTTCTCAAATCAATATACCTCCATCGGCTCGCTTCAAATATACAGCTTGAAACATAATGACTTTAGTGCCAGAATTGATTTAGAAGGCATGACGAAAATTGCTCAATGGCCAACCTTGGTGTTACCACTTGTGGGTGTAATAGCTGGTCTTGCCGCAGGAGGGAGTGACGGTGCGATAGTTTCAGGGGCAGCAGGAGTTTTAACGCCACTTTATTTGTTATTAACGTTAAGTCCTGCACGGCACGCTTACGACAAATCCTTTAAAAGAGGGCTTCGAGAAGCATTTAAGGTTTATTTTGGCAGATACCCGCAAAACAGAAATAACTTTGAAACGAATGAAAGCACTTCCGATAATAAATATGCCAAATATTCTATAGAAGAACTGCAAATCTTAAAAAAGGCGGCCGTTTCAAATTCTGATTACGAAAAGGCAGCTGAAATAAAAGCTGAAATTGAAAGTCGGAAATAA
- a CDS encoding proprotein convertase P-domain-containing protein — MKKIIFLFLITLLTTTCKDKLIVPDVPPPPVERNVGDKVEGGTVVYVDVTKQHGLVAAPEDISSNNASGRITNGTPLTATVSQDYSGSAYLTSMNYLYLKITHPNVGDLSIYLVAPNGYSMALSKKNGGSGDNYDIAFSMYGSYPSPKSGVAPFSSGYFSPEEPFSKLNLTASSFSGVWALVIIDDVPGNDGTLVSWSASFTSSPTVTGGVSMSWDPDPGLIWSPSPANYFYFYRYSSTGPENTSSISNYYGNTVAYAASVCEQLVLNGYSDWYLPTVNDLYYLRQNKSALNIQPFEYWSSCDDSRFYAYSVDMSLSFDDWLAMNKSSKKKVRPVRKF; from the coding sequence ATGAAAAAAATAATCTTTCTTTTTTTAATCACCCTTTTAACGACTACTTGTAAAGACAAACTTATTGTACCTGATGTTCCACCCCCACCTGTTGAAAGGAATGTAGGTGACAAAGTGGAAGGAGGTACAGTCGTTTATGTCGATGTCACCAAGCAGCACGGTTTGGTTGCAGCCCCAGAGGACATTTCTTCAAATAACGCATCGGGTCGTATTACTAACGGAACCCCGCTTACGGCAACAGTGTCGCAAGACTATAGTGGCTCTGCTTACTTAACATCTATGAATTATCTTTACCTGAAAATTACGCACCCAAATGTAGGCGACCTATCCATTTATTTGGTAGCACCAAATGGGTATTCAATGGCGCTTTCAAAAAAGAATGGAGGAAGCGGTGATAACTACGACATCGCGTTTTCAATGTACGGCTCTTATCCTTCGCCAAAATCAGGGGTAGCGCCCTTTTCCTCAGGCTATTTTTCTCCAGAAGAACCATTCTCAAAATTAAATCTCACGGCATCTTCATTTAGTGGAGTTTGGGCACTTGTGATTATTGATGATGTCCCGGGAAATGATGGAACATTAGTAAGTTGGTCTGCTTCATTTACATCTAGTCCTACTGTTACGGGTGGAGTCTCAATGAGCTGGGATCCAGACCCTGGCCTGATATGGAGCCCTTCTCCTGCAAACTATTTTTATTTTTACAGATATTCTAGCACTGGGCCAGAGAACACTAGCTCAATATCTAATTATTATGGTAATACCGTAGCCTATGCTGCTTCAGTTTGTGAGCAATTGGTATTAAATGGTTATTCTGATTGGTACTTACCAACTGTTAACGATTTGTATTACCTAAGACAAAACAAAAGTGCTCTAAATATTCAGCCATTTGAATATTGGAGTTCTTGTGATGATTCCAGATTCTATGCTTATTCCGTCGATATGAGTTTATCATTTGATGATTGGCTTGCCATGAATAAATCTTCTAAAAAGAAAGTTAGACCAGTCAGAAAATTCTAA
- a CDS encoding FlgO family outer membrane protein, whose amino-acid sequence MIARIISITVISFLLSSSNPPEEDDFSYTIGISDFLTQGADANQQWIGNSCIDAITVRLSGQKNIKIVERKYLSKIIEEIKLQASGLVDENTAVELGNLVAVKYFIFGSASVSGDNLVVRARIIDVSTSKVINASEVSGTINEVFKLQQNLSNQIAAALGIGNLDIDKQAISNSETLSYSAISKLEKIKKMADQLPFFTLDAARKRKATEYMLAINLCDDLLEKYPNLSTAHYYKGLFSIQLEELSTADIETKEAKKLEPGNQENLVCRGFYFFVAGKYEAAQQLLEYAIIAFPNDARFRYALAKVCMEQNQNEKAIENFMLSLSLSPDIPNVEANLKALITTVNFSPNQFSDHSFYDVALLYKVLYSDKPIISTSLYELAKRIISESKLFAVPFYVMGLYEQYHGNVGIAFSHFQNAIKLKATYSEAHRELGVLLLKSRKCNSGKQHIMLYLQTSQVITDAGELHARIRNCN is encoded by the coding sequence ATGATAGCCCGAATAATATCGATTACGGTGATCTCTTTTTTGCTCTCCAGTAGCAACCCACCTGAGGAAGATGATTTCTCTTATACAATTGGCATTTCAGATTTTTTAACCCAAGGAGCAGACGCAAATCAACAGTGGATAGGAAACAGTTGTATAGATGCGATTACGGTGAGACTAAGTGGCCAAAAAAATATTAAGATTGTTGAACGCAAATACCTCTCTAAAATTATTGAAGAAATCAAGTTGCAAGCATCTGGACTGGTTGACGAAAACACAGCCGTTGAACTCGGTAACTTAGTGGCAGTAAAATACTTCATATTTGGATCAGCATCAGTTTCTGGAGACAACTTAGTGGTAAGAGCCAGGATCATTGACGTATCTACCTCAAAAGTTATCAATGCGAGTGAGGTTTCTGGCACTATAAATGAGGTGTTTAAATTGCAACAAAATTTGTCAAACCAAATTGCCGCCGCTTTAGGAATCGGTAATTTAGACATAGACAAACAGGCAATTTCCAATTCGGAGACATTAAGTTATTCGGCTATATCAAAGCTAGAAAAAATCAAAAAGATGGCCGATCAACTTCCGTTTTTCACCTTAGATGCAGCCAGAAAACGTAAAGCGACCGAGTATATGCTTGCTATTAATTTATGCGATGATCTTCTTGAAAAATATCCTAATCTATCAACAGCACACTATTACAAAGGCTTGTTTAGCATTCAGCTTGAAGAACTTTCTACAGCAGATATTGAAACGAAAGAGGCGAAGAAGCTGGAGCCCGGCAATCAAGAAAATTTGGTTTGTCGCGGCTTTTACTTTTTTGTTGCAGGCAAATATGAGGCGGCTCAACAATTGCTTGAATATGCTATCATAGCATTTCCCAACGACGCTCGTTTCAGATATGCGCTTGCAAAAGTATGCATGGAGCAAAATCAAAATGAAAAAGCCATTGAAAACTTTATGCTTTCATTAAGTCTTTCACCCGATATTCCAAATGTGGAAGCAAATCTTAAAGCCTTAATTACGACCGTAAATTTTAGTCCAAATCAATTTTCCGATCATTCATTTTATGACGTGGCCTTGTTATATAAGGTTCTCTATAGCGATAAGCCAATCATCAGCACTAGTTTGTATGAGCTGGCAAAACGCATCATATCCGAATCTAAACTATTTGCAGTTCCTTTTTATGTGATGGGTTTATATGAGCAATACCATGGGAATGTTGGGATTGCCTTTAGCCACTTTCAAAATGCTATTAAACTCAAAGCAACCTATAGTGAGGCGCATCGCGAACTTGGAGTTTTACTATTAAAGAGCAGAAAATGTAATTCAGGAAAACAACACATCATGTTATATCTTCAAACAAGTCAGGTAATAACTGACGCCGGGGAGCTACATGCTAGAATCAGAAACTGTAATTAA
- a CDS encoding DUF5011 domain-containing protein — MIKAFLRVAIALVFVTACKKKEPVVEPTPDTTNPTITLKGNASDTISLNSTYSDPGATANDDRDGDISSRVTVVGTVDKSRVGGNYLYYSVQDAAGNSAQVSRYVYVRNDAYKLEGNYTTVSNCGTNFMGINATSVIKTSTTNNNQISISNQQFQSSGFSVTASINGTSLTMYTQPVGTSLASGVGTLSVDGKSFTLTTTYTPPIQGSSGCTIVYTRQ; from the coding sequence ATGATAAAAGCATTTCTTAGAGTCGCAATTGCGCTTGTATTTGTAACAGCTTGCAAAAAAAAAGAACCAGTTGTTGAGCCGACCCCCGATACCACCAATCCAACAATTACATTGAAAGGCAACGCTAGCGACACAATTTCCTTGAATAGCACTTATTCCGACCCAGGTGCTACCGCCAACGATGATAGGGATGGCGACATCAGCTCCCGGGTAACGGTAGTAGGAACAGTAGACAAGAGCCGGGTTGGCGGCAACTACCTTTATTATAGTGTGCAAGATGCTGCAGGTAATTCTGCGCAAGTTAGCCGCTATGTATATGTTCGCAACGACGCTTATAAGTTAGAAGGTAATTACACAACTGTTTCCAACTGCGGTACAAATTTTATGGGTATTAATGCTACCTCCGTAATCAAGACTTCAACAACAAATAACAACCAAATTAGTATTTCTAATCAACAATTCCAGTCCTCCGGATTTTCAGTGACGGCGTCAATAAACGGCACTTCGCTCACAATGTACACTCAGCCAGTTGGCACGTCTCTTGCTTCGGGTGTTGGTACTCTATCAGTAGACGGGAAGAGCTTTACACTTACAACTACCTACACGCCGCCAATTCAGGGATCAAGTGGTTGCACAATTGTTTATACCAGGCAATAG